From Bradyrhizobium symbiodeficiens, the proteins below share one genomic window:
- a CDS encoding HAMP domain-containing protein yields the protein MSDLDPGSASRSGRRVPKPKSNGVSDPDSRAELLLALQAMRSGDFSVRMSGDYLGIDGKIADTFNEIIAANQRMAQQLELVGQVVGREGKTRQRVKFGLASGSWADMEGSVNTLIDDLLWPTREVTRAVAAVAQGDLLQTVKLDVDGRPLRGEFLQSATIVNTMIKQLGVFTSEVTRVAREVGTEGKLGGQAQVPEVTGVWKDLTESVNSMANNLTNQVRNIAEVTIAVANGDLSKKITVDVRGEILQLKEAINTMVDQLRSFASEVTRVAREVGTDGKLGGQAIVPGVAGTWKDLTDSVNAMCGNLTAQVRNIANVTTAVARGDLSRKITVDVRGEILELKDTINTMVDQLNAFASEVTRVAREVGTEGKLGGQAQVSGVAGTWKDLTDNVNFMASNLTAQVRNIADVATAIASGDLSKKITVNVSGEILQLKETLNTMVDQLNAFAGEVTRVAREVGTEGRLGGQANVLGVAGTWKDLTESVNSMASNLTAQVRNIAEVTTAVAGGDLSKKITVDVRGEILELKDTINTMVDQLNAFAGEVTRVAREVGTEGKLGGQAVVRGVGGTWKDLTDSVNSMASNLTGQVRNIAEVATAVAKGDLSKKITVNVSGEILQLKETLNTMVDQLNAFAGEVTRVAREVGTDGKLGGQAGVPGVAGTWKDLTDSVNSMAGNLTAQVRNIAEVATAIAGGDLSRKITVDVRGEILQLKDTLNTMVDQLNRFAGEVTRVAREVGTEGRLGGQANVPGVAGTWKDLTDSVNSMAGNLTAQVRNIAEVTTAVARGDLSRKITVDVKGEILELKNTINTMVDQLNAFAGEVTRVAREVGTEGKLGGQAEVPGVAGTWKDLTDNVNFMASNLTAQVRNIAEVATAIAGGDLSKKITVDVRGEILLLKDTLNTMVEQLRSFAAEVTRVAREVGTEGRLGGQAVVPGVGGTWKDLTDNVNLLAGNLTAQVRNIAEVTTAVARGDLSRKITVDVRGEILELKNTINTMVDQLNGFAGEVTRVAREVGTEGKLGGQAEVPGVAGTWKDLTDTVNFMAANLTEQVRGIVKVVTAVANGDLKQNLTVKSKGEVAALADTINNMTETLATFADQVTSVAREVGVEGRLGGQANVPGAAGTWKDLTGNVNLLAANLTSQVRAIAEVATAVTKGDLTRSIQVDARGEVAELKDNINTMITNLRLTTDVNTEQDWLKTNLAKFTNMLQGQRDLTTVGRLLLTELSPLVNAHTGVIYQVESEDTSQLLLLASYASDGVYPYQRVLQFGDGLIGQCALDKRPRMVADIPSDVVPINSALFRVAPKNLVVLPVLFEGQVKAVIELASLVSFTTSQMTFLEQLTDSIGIVLNSIEATMQTEGLLKQSQQLAGELQTQQRELQQTNDQLEQKAQQLAERNVEVERKNQEIEQARRALEEKATELALTSKYKSEFLANMSHELRTPLNSILILGQQLTDNPDGNLSAKQVEFARTIHGAGTDLLNLISDILDLSKIESGTVTVDAEEILTANLLETVGRPFRHEADNRNLSFKIDIDPNLPRSLVTDSKRLQQVLKNLLSNAFKFTAEGEVRLKVTGAVGGWGTDHPVLNSAPAVIAFEVSDTGIGIPLEKQKLIFEAFQQADAGTSRKYGGTGLGLAISRELASLLGGEIHLRSLPGKGSSFTLYLPLKYSGPTLAPRAAPTPQPHNQPPALQPAAPEQQRVIEQLPDDRLNLEPGDSILLIVEDDPHYARVLVDLARDKGFKVLVAARGAEALELAKQYQPRAVSLDVFLPDMLGWTVLSQLKHNPLTRHIPVQVITLDEDRQHALARGAFSFVNKPTTTEGVSAALTQIKEYARPRRKRLLIVEDNEAEQLSIRELLHHDDIEIVTTDTGASALSTLREEPCDCVVLDLRLPDMSGFEVLDQIRNDEALSNIPVVVFTGRELSAEEDAELHTMARSIVVKGVESPERLLDETALFLHRVITELPVEKQRMLEKLNSSDEDLIGKTALLVDDDARNIFALSSVLERRGMKVLTATTGREAVTLVESNPEIAIVLMDIMMPQMDGYQTIGVIRENPAFARLPIIALTAKAMKGDREKCLEAGASDYLAKPVNTDQLLLAIRMWLHR from the coding sequence ATGAGCGACCTCGATCCCGGATCTGCATCACGGTCCGGTCGTCGCGTTCCAAAGCCGAAATCCAATGGTGTATCCGATCCGGATTCCCGGGCGGAACTGCTGCTCGCCCTGCAAGCCATGCGCAGCGGCGATTTTTCCGTCCGCATGAGCGGCGACTATCTCGGCATCGACGGCAAGATCGCCGACACTTTCAATGAAATCATCGCCGCCAACCAGCGCATGGCGCAGCAACTCGAGCTGGTCGGCCAGGTGGTCGGCCGCGAAGGCAAGACGCGCCAGCGCGTGAAGTTCGGCCTCGCCTCGGGCTCCTGGGCCGACATGGAAGGTTCCGTCAACACACTGATCGACGACCTGTTGTGGCCGACGCGCGAGGTGACGCGCGCAGTCGCCGCCGTCGCGCAAGGCGACCTGCTCCAGACCGTCAAGCTCGACGTCGACGGCCGGCCGCTCCGCGGAGAGTTCCTGCAGTCGGCGACCATCGTCAACACCATGATCAAGCAGCTCGGCGTGTTCACCTCCGAGGTGACGCGCGTGGCGCGCGAGGTCGGCACCGAAGGCAAGCTCGGCGGACAGGCCCAGGTGCCGGAGGTGACCGGCGTCTGGAAGGACTTGACCGAGAGCGTCAACTCGATGGCGAACAACCTGACCAACCAGGTTCGCAACATCGCCGAGGTGACGATCGCGGTCGCCAACGGCGACCTCTCCAAGAAGATCACCGTCGACGTCCGCGGCGAGATCCTTCAGCTCAAGGAAGCCATCAACACGATGGTGGACCAGTTGCGCTCGTTCGCCTCGGAGGTGACGCGTGTCGCGCGCGAGGTCGGCACTGACGGCAAGCTCGGCGGCCAGGCGATCGTGCCCGGCGTCGCCGGCACCTGGAAGGACCTGACGGACTCCGTGAACGCGATGTGTGGCAACCTGACCGCACAGGTGCGCAACATCGCCAACGTCACCACCGCCGTGGCGCGCGGCGACCTCTCGCGCAAGATCACGGTGGACGTGCGCGGCGAGATCCTGGAGCTGAAGGACACCATCAACACCATGGTGGACCAGCTCAACGCCTTCGCCTCGGAGGTGACGCGCGTGGCGCGCGAGGTCGGCACCGAGGGCAAGCTCGGCGGCCAGGCCCAGGTCTCCGGCGTCGCCGGTACCTGGAAGGACCTCACCGACAACGTCAACTTCATGGCCTCGAACCTGACCGCGCAGGTCCGCAACATCGCCGACGTCGCGACCGCCATCGCGAGCGGCGACCTCTCGAAGAAGATCACGGTGAACGTGTCGGGCGAAATCCTTCAGCTGAAGGAGACGCTCAACACCATGGTCGACCAGCTCAACGCCTTTGCCGGCGAAGTCACGCGCGTTGCGCGCGAGGTCGGCACGGAAGGGCGGCTCGGCGGCCAGGCCAACGTGCTCGGCGTCGCCGGCACTTGGAAGGACCTCACCGAGAGCGTCAACTCGATGGCGTCGAACCTGACGGCACAGGTCCGCAACATCGCCGAGGTGACGACCGCGGTCGCCGGCGGCGATTTGTCGAAGAAGATCACCGTGGACGTGCGCGGCGAGATCCTGGAGCTGAAAGACACCATCAACACGATGGTGGACCAGCTCAACGCCTTCGCCGGCGAAGTCACCCGCGTGGCGCGCGAAGTCGGCACCGAAGGCAAGCTCGGCGGCCAAGCCGTCGTGCGCGGCGTCGGCGGCACCTGGAAGGACCTCACCGACAGCGTCAACTCGATGGCCTCGAACCTCACCGGCCAGGTCCGCAACATCGCCGAGGTCGCGACCGCGGTCGCCAAGGGCGATTTGTCGAAGAAGATCACGGTGAACGTGTCGGGCGAAATCCTTCAGCTGAAGGAAACGCTCAACACCATGGTCGACCAGCTCAACGCCTTCGCCGGCGAAGTCACGCGCGTCGCGCGCGAGGTCGGCACCGACGGCAAGCTCGGCGGCCAGGCCGGCGTGCCCGGCGTCGCCGGCACCTGGAAAGACCTCACCGACTCCGTGAACTCGATGGCGGGCAACCTCACCGCCCAGGTCCGCAACATCGCCGAGGTCGCAACCGCAATCGCCGGCGGAGACCTCTCGCGCAAGATTACCGTGGACGTGCGCGGCGAGATCCTGCAGCTCAAGGACACGCTCAACACGATGGTCGACCAGCTCAACCGCTTCGCGGGCGAGGTGACGCGCGTGGCGCGCGAGGTCGGAACCGAAGGTCGCCTCGGCGGACAGGCCAACGTGCCCGGCGTCGCCGGCACCTGGAAAGACCTCACCGACTCCGTGAACTCGATGGCGGGCAACCTCACCGCCCAGGTCCGCAACATCGCCGAAGTGACCACCGCGGTTGCGCGCGGCGACCTCTCGCGCAAGATCACCGTCGACGTGAAGGGCGAAATCCTCGAGCTCAAGAACACCATCAACACCATGGTCGACCAGCTCAACGCCTTCGCCGGCGAAGTGACGCGCGTGGCGCGCGAGGTCGGCACCGAAGGCAAGCTCGGCGGCCAGGCCGAGGTGCCAGGCGTTGCCGGCACCTGGAAGGATCTCACCGACAACGTCAACTTCATGGCCTCGAACCTGACCGCCCAGGTCCGCAACATCGCCGAGGTCGCGACCGCGATCGCCGGCGGCGATTTGTCGAAGAAGATCACGGTGGACGTGCGCGGCGAGATCCTGCTGCTCAAGGACACCTTGAACACCATGGTCGAGCAGCTCCGCTCCTTCGCCGCCGAAGTGACGCGCGTCGCGCGCGAGGTCGGCACCGAAGGCCGCCTCGGCGGTCAGGCCGTCGTGCCCGGCGTCGGCGGCACCTGGAAGGATCTCACCGACAACGTCAACCTGCTGGCCGGCAACCTCACCGCCCAGGTCCGCAACATCGCCGAGGTCACCACGGCCGTGGCGCGCGGCGACCTGTCGCGCAAGATCACCGTCGACGTGCGCGGCGAGATCCTCGAGCTCAAGAACACCATCAACACCATGGTGGACCAGCTCAACGGCTTCGCCGGCGAGGTGACGCGCGTGGCGCGCGAGGTCGGCACCGAAGGCAAGCTCGGCGGTCAGGCCGAGGTGCCGGGCGTTGCCGGCACCTGGAAGGACCTCACCGATACCGTGAATTTCATGGCGGCGAACCTGACCGAGCAGGTCCGCGGCATCGTCAAGGTCGTGACCGCCGTCGCCAATGGCGATCTGAAGCAGAACCTCACGGTGAAATCGAAGGGTGAGGTCGCGGCGCTCGCTGACACCATCAACAACATGACCGAGACGCTAGCGACCTTCGCCGACCAGGTGACGTCGGTGGCGCGCGAGGTCGGCGTCGAAGGCCGCCTCGGCGGTCAAGCCAACGTGCCGGGTGCTGCCGGCACCTGGAAGGACCTCACCGGCAACGTCAACCTGCTCGCGGCCAACCTCACCTCGCAGGTGCGCGCGATCGCGGAAGTCGCGACCGCCGTCACCAAGGGCGATTTGACGCGATCGATCCAGGTCGATGCCCGCGGCGAAGTCGCCGAGCTGAAGGACAACATCAACACGATGATCACGAATCTCCGTCTCACGACGGACGTGAACACCGAACAGGACTGGCTGAAGACCAACCTCGCCAAATTCACCAACATGCTCCAGGGCCAGCGCGACCTGACCACCGTCGGCCGCTTGTTGCTCACCGAATTGTCGCCGCTGGTAAACGCCCATACCGGCGTGATCTACCAGGTCGAGAGCGAGGACACTTCGCAGCTGCTGCTGCTCGCCTCCTACGCCAGCGACGGCGTCTATCCCTATCAGCGCGTGCTGCAGTTCGGCGACGGCCTGATCGGCCAGTGCGCGCTCGACAAGCGGCCGCGCATGGTCGCCGACATCCCGTCCGACGTGGTGCCGATCAACTCGGCGCTGTTCCGCGTCGCGCCGAAGAATCTCGTCGTGCTGCCGGTGCTGTTCGAGGGCCAGGTCAAGGCCGTGATCGAGCTCGCCTCGCTCGTCTCCTTCACGACCTCGCAGATGACGTTCCTGGAGCAGCTCACCGACTCCATCGGCATCGTGCTCAATTCGATCGAAGCGACGATGCAGACCGAAGGCCTGCTCAAGCAGTCGCAACAGCTTGCCGGCGAGCTTCAGACCCAGCAGCGCGAATTGCAGCAGACCAACGACCAGCTCGAGCAGAAGGCCCAGCAGCTCGCCGAGCGCAACGTCGAGGTCGAGCGCAAGAACCAGGAGATCGAGCAGGCCCGCCGCGCGCTGGAGGAAAAGGCGACCGAGCTTGCCCTGACCTCGAAATACAAGTCCGAATTCCTCGCCAATATGAGCCACGAGCTGCGCACGCCGCTGAACTCGATCCTGATCCTTGGCCAGCAACTCACCGACAATCCGGACGGCAACCTCTCCGCCAAGCAGGTCGAATTCGCCCGCACCATCCACGGCGCCGGCACCGACCTGCTCAATCTCATCAGCGACATCCTGGATCTGTCCAAGATCGAATCCGGCACGGTGACGGTCGACGCCGAGGAGATCCTGACGGCGAACCTGCTCGAGACCGTCGGCCGGCCGTTCCGGCACGAGGCGGACAACCGCAATCTATCGTTCAAGATCGACATCGATCCGAACCTGCCGCGCAGCCTCGTCACCGATTCCAAGCGGCTGCAGCAGGTTCTGAAGAACCTGCTCTCCAACGCCTTCAAGTTCACCGCCGAAGGCGAGGTACGCCTGAAGGTCACCGGCGCGGTCGGCGGCTGGGGAACGGATCACCCGGTGCTGAACTCAGCCCCGGCCGTGATCGCGTTCGAAGTGTCCGACACCGGCATCGGCATTCCCCTGGAGAAGCAGAAGCTGATCTTCGAAGCGTTCCAGCAGGCCGACGCCGGCACCAGCCGGAAATACGGCGGCACCGGCCTTGGACTTGCGATCAGCCGCGAACTCGCGAGCCTGCTGGGCGGCGAGATCCATCTGCGCAGCTTGCCGGGCAAGGGCTCGTCGTTCACGCTGTATCTGCCGCTCAAATATTCCGGCCCGACGCTCGCACCGCGTGCGGCGCCGACGCCGCAGCCACACAACCAGCCGCCGGCGCTGCAGCCGGCCGCGCCGGAGCAGCAGCGCGTCATCGAGCAGCTTCCCGACGACCGGCTCAACCTCGAGCCCGGCGACAGCATTCTGCTGATCGTCGAGGACGACCCGCATTACGCGCGCGTGCTGGTCGACCTCGCGCGCGACAAGGGATTCAAGGTTCTGGTCGCTGCCCGCGGTGCCGAGGCGCTGGAGCTTGCCAAGCAGTACCAGCCGCGTGCGGTCTCGCTCGACGTGTTCCTGCCCGACATGCTCGGCTGGACGGTGCTGAGCCAGCTCAAGCACAATCCGCTGACCCGCCATATCCCTGTGCAGGTCATCACGCTCGACGAAGACCGCCAGCATGCGCTGGCGCGTGGCGCGTTCTCCTTCGTCAACAAGCCGACGACGACCGAGGGCGTCTCGGCCGCGCTGACGCAGATCAAGGAATATGCGCGCCCCAGGCGCAAGCGGCTCCTGATCGTCGAGGACAACGAGGCCGAGCAGCTCTCGATCCGCGAATTGCTGCATCACGACGACATCGAGATCGTGACCACCGACACCGGCGCCAGCGCGCTCTCGACATTGCGCGAGGAGCCCTGCGATTGCGTGGTGCTCGACCTCAGGCTGCCCGACATGAGCGGCTTCGAGGTGCTGGACCAGATCCGCAACGACGAGGCGCTGTCGAACATCCCGGTCGTCGTCTTCACCGGCCGCGAGCTGTCGGCGGAGGAGGACGCGGAACTTCACACCATGGCGCGCAGCATCGTGGTCAAAGGCGTGGAATCGCCGGAACGCCTGCTCGACGAGACCGCGCTGTTCCTGCACCGCGTGATCACGGAACTTCCAGTCGAGAAGCAGCGCATGCTGGAGAAGCTGAACAGTTCCGACGAGGACCTGATCGGCAAGACCGCCCTGCTCGTCGACGACGATGCCCGCAATATCTTCGCGCTGTCGAGCGTGCTGGAGCGGCGTGGCATGAAGGTGCTGACGGCCACGACCGGCCGTGAAGCCGTCACCCTGGTCGAATCCAATCCGGAGATCGCCATCGTGCTGATGGACATCATGATGCCGCAGATGGATGGCTACCAGACTATCGGTGTCATTCGCGAAAACCCGGCCTTCGCCCGCCTTCCGATCATCGCGCTGACCGCCAAGGCGATGAAGGGCGACCGCGAAAAGTGCCTGGAGGCCGGCGCGTCCGACTACCTCGCCAAACCCGTCAACACCGATCAATTGCTGCTTGCGATCCGCATGTGGCTGCACCGTTGA
- a CDS encoding DUF4142 domain-containing protein encodes MRIFVAIILAFISTAALADSTGEQRTRDRAPSASDVITGLYNFSRFQQGLLESADLKGNAEVRNLAALRAEEAAKRDKALKQIQEAIGAEPRAGKTTSVGASLVEPETADGPTYVRTFYASQIPEYESAIELLDRYLKGPDNTALAAFAREQLPMLRAQVKDAERTMADK; translated from the coding sequence ATGCGAATTTTTGTCGCAATCATCCTGGCATTCATCAGCACCGCGGCGCTTGCCGACAGCACCGGTGAACAAAGGACTCGCGACCGCGCCCCGAGCGCGAGCGATGTCATCACCGGCCTCTACAATTTCAGCCGTTTCCAGCAAGGCCTGCTGGAGAGCGCCGACCTCAAGGGCAACGCCGAGGTCAGGAATCTCGCCGCCTTGCGCGCCGAGGAAGCGGCCAAGCGCGACAAGGCGTTGAAGCAGATCCAGGAGGCGATCGGCGCAGAGCCGCGTGCAGGCAAGACGACGTCGGTCGGCGCGAGCCTTGTGGAGCCCGAAACCGCGGACGGACCGACTTACGTTCGAACCTTCTATGCCTCGCAGATTCCCGAATATGAATCGGCCATCGAACTTCTCGACCGCTATCTGAAAGGGCCCGACAACACCGCGCTCGCAGCATTCGCCCGCGAGCAGCTCCCGATGCTGCGCGCGCAGGTCAAGGACGCCGAGCGCACCATGGCAGACAAGTAG
- a CDS encoding DUF4142 domain-containing protein — protein MKRTIIALACVLLAGPALAQSLGEKTGVNSALGVAPATADFVKEVAISDMFEIESSKLAQQKGNAQEKSFAQQMITDHTKTSTELKGLVGDKKVQATLPTALDSSHQSKLDKLKNANGKDFSSDYNSYQVSAHEDAVSLFERYAKGGDNSALKDWAGKTLPALKHHLDMAKELGKAPSVGQTK, from the coding sequence ATGAAACGTACCATCATCGCCCTTGCCTGCGTGCTTCTCGCAGGCCCTGCGCTCGCCCAGTCGCTCGGCGAGAAGACCGGCGTCAACTCCGCGCTCGGCGTCGCGCCGGCGACCGCCGACTTCGTCAAGGAAGTCGCCATCAGCGACATGTTCGAGATCGAGTCGAGCAAGCTCGCCCAGCAGAAGGGCAACGCGCAGGAGAAGAGCTTCGCGCAGCAGATGATCACCGACCACACCAAGACCAGCACCGAGCTCAAGGGCCTGGTCGGAGACAAGAAGGTCCAGGCGACGCTTCCGACGGCGCTCGACAGCTCGCACCAGAGCAAGCTCGACAAGCTCAAGAACGCGAACGGCAAGGACTTCAGCTCGGACTACAATTCCTATCAGGTGAGCGCGCATGAGGATGCCGTGTCGCTGTTCGAGCGCTACGCCAAGGGCGGCGACAATTCGGCGCTGAAGGACTGGGCCGGCAAGACCCTGCCGGCGCTCAAGCATCATCTCGATATGGCCAAGGAGCTCGGCAAGGCGCCGAGCGTCGGCCAGACGAAGTAA
- a CDS encoding PRC-barrel domain-containing protein, whose translation MLNQGEMDRDEMGRLIGSDKVEGTSVFGADRNKIGSIERVMIDKVSGSVSYAVLGFGGFLGLGNDHYPLPWQSLKYDTELGGYVTGITTKELEGAPKYGERSEWNWGDDAAVRGINTYYGVPVA comes from the coding sequence ATGCTGAATCAGGGTGAAATGGATCGCGACGAAATGGGCCGGTTGATCGGAAGCGACAAGGTCGAGGGAACGTCGGTCTTCGGGGCCGATCGAAACAAGATCGGTTCGATCGAACGCGTGATGATCGACAAGGTCAGCGGCAGCGTGTCCTACGCCGTACTCGGCTTCGGCGGATTCCTGGGCCTCGGCAACGACCACTACCCGTTGCCGTGGCAGTCGCTGAAATACGACACGGAGCTTGGCGGCTATGTCACCGGCATCACCACCAAGGAGCTCGAAGGCGCACCCAAATATGGCGAACGAAGCGAGTGGAACTGGGGTGATGACGCCGCGGTGCGCGGTATCAACACTTACTACGGCGTTCCCGTCGCGTGA
- a CDS encoding winged helix-turn-helix transcriptional regulator, translating to MKWDTLDEEQCSLSRTVAVVGDRWTLLILRECFLRVRRFEGFQSSLQITRHLLSERLKKLVRFGILRRVPYSDAPKRYEYILTQKGLDLYPIIMAMVHWGDTHMGDERGRPLLHEHKTCGKLFDPVMVCSECGEALHAKQVHVHAGPGRAEAVA from the coding sequence ATGAAGTGGGACACGTTGGACGAAGAGCAATGCTCGCTCTCCCGCACCGTGGCCGTGGTCGGCGACCGCTGGACGCTGCTGATCCTGCGCGAATGTTTCCTGCGGGTGCGTCGGTTCGAGGGATTTCAGTCCTCATTGCAGATCACGCGGCACCTGCTCTCGGAGCGGCTGAAGAAGCTGGTCCGCTTCGGCATCCTGCGCCGCGTCCCCTATTCCGACGCGCCGAAACGCTACGAGTACATCCTCACGCAGAAGGGCCTCGACCTCTACCCGATCATCATGGCGATGGTGCATTGGGGCGACACCCACATGGGCGACGAGCGCGGGCGCCCGCTGCTGCACGAACACAAGACCTGCGGCAAGCTGTTCGATCCCGTGATGGTGTGCTCTGAATGCGGCGAGGCGTTGCACGCGAAGCAGGTGCATGTGCATGCGGGGCCGGGGCGGGCGGAGGCGGTCGCATAG
- a CDS encoding SDR family oxidoreductase — protein MPKRNATAAVIGAGDFIGSEIAKKFASEGFTVFAGRRNGDKLAPLVKDIEAAGGEIHARSLDARKEEEVISFLNDADKHAPLDVCIFNVGANVNFPILDTTERVFRKVWEMACYSGFLAGREAARLMLPRGGGNIFFTGATASLRGGSGFAAFASAKFGLRAVAQAMARELGPKNIHVAHLIIDSGVDTEWVRQRRLEALGPNALDNPDLLMPPTAVADAYWQLYQQPKSAWTFEMEIRPFGEKW, from the coding sequence TTGCCCAAGCGAAACGCGACAGCCGCCGTGATCGGGGCCGGCGATTTCATCGGCTCCGAAATCGCCAAGAAATTCGCCTCTGAAGGGTTCACGGTTTTCGCCGGGCGCCGCAACGGCGACAAGCTGGCACCGCTGGTGAAAGACATCGAGGCCGCCGGCGGCGAGATCCACGCGCGCTCGCTCGATGCGCGGAAGGAGGAAGAGGTCATTTCCTTCCTCAACGACGCCGACAAGCATGCACCCCTCGATGTCTGCATCTTCAACGTCGGCGCCAACGTCAATTTCCCGATCCTCGACACCACCGAGCGCGTGTTTCGCAAGGTCTGGGAGATGGCCTGCTATTCCGGCTTCCTTGCGGGCCGCGAAGCGGCACGGCTGATGCTGCCGCGAGGCGGCGGCAACATCTTCTTCACCGGCGCGACCGCGTCCTTGCGCGGCGGCAGCGGCTTTGCCGCCTTTGCCAGCGCCAAGTTCGGACTTCGTGCGGTGGCGCAGGCGATGGCACGCGAGCTCGGTCCGAAGAACATCCACGTCGCCCATCTCATCATCGATTCCGGCGTCGATACCGAATGGGTGCGGCAGCGCCGGCTCGAGGCGCTCGGGCCCAATGCGCTCGACAATCCCGATCTGCTGATGCCGCCCACGGCGGTCGCGGATGCCTATTGGCAGCTCTACCAGCAGCCGAAGAGTGCCTGGACCTTCGAGATGGAGATCCGCCCGTTCGGAGAGAAATGGTGA
- a CDS encoding NAD(P)H-dependent flavin oxidoreductase, with amino-acid sequence MKTAITELFGIEHPIIQGGMHFVGFAELAAAVSNAGGLGIITGLTQKTPELLAKEIARCRDMTDKPFGVNLTFLPTFAAPPYPEYIAAIVEGGIKAVETAGRSPEQYMPALKAAGIKVIHKCTSVRHSLKAERIGCDAVSVDGFECGGHPGEDDIPNMILLPRAAEELKIPFVASGGMADGRSLVAALSLGAAGMNMGTRFIATKEAPVHQNVKNALVAATELDTRLIMRSLRNTERVLRNANVDRLIEIEREKGDALKIDDIHDQVAGVYPRIMLEGQMDAGAWSCGMVAGLIHDIPSCKELVDRIMSEAEQIIRSRLMGFLDGPGAARKVA; translated from the coding sequence GTGAAGACCGCGATCACCGAGCTGTTCGGCATCGAGCACCCCATCATCCAGGGCGGCATGCATTTCGTCGGCTTTGCCGAACTTGCCGCTGCCGTCTCCAATGCCGGCGGGCTCGGCATCATCACCGGCCTCACGCAGAAGACGCCGGAATTGCTCGCCAAGGAAATCGCGCGCTGCCGCGACATGACCGACAAGCCGTTCGGCGTGAACCTCACCTTCCTGCCGACCTTCGCGGCGCCGCCTTATCCGGAATACATCGCCGCCATCGTCGAGGGTGGCATCAAGGCAGTGGAGACGGCGGGCCGCAGTCCCGAACAATACATGCCGGCGCTGAAGGCGGCGGGCATCAAGGTCATCCACAAATGCACTTCGGTCCGCCACTCTCTGAAGGCCGAGCGGATCGGCTGCGACGCCGTCAGCGTCGATGGTTTCGAGTGCGGCGGTCACCCCGGCGAGGACGATATCCCGAACATGATCCTGCTGCCGCGGGCGGCGGAGGAATTGAAGATCCCGTTCGTGGCGTCCGGCGGCATGGCCGACGGGCGAAGCCTGGTCGCGGCGCTGTCGCTGGGCGCGGCCGGCATGAACATGGGCACGCGCTTCATCGCCACCAAGGAAGCGCCTGTGCATCAGAACGTGAAGAACGCACTGGTCGCTGCGACCGAGCTCGACACCCGCCTGATCATGCGCTCCCTGCGCAACACCGAGCGCGTGCTGAGGAACGCCAATGTCGATCGCCTCATCGAGATCGAGCGCGAGAAGGGCGACGCGCTGAAGATCGACGACATCCACGACCAGGTCGCGGGCGTCTATCCCAGGATCATGCTGGAAGGACAGATGGACGCCGGCGCCTGGAGCTGCGGCATGGTTGCCGGGCTGATCCACGACATCCCCTCCTGCAAGGAACTCGTTGATCGCATCATGAGCGAGGCGGAACAGATCATCCGCAGCCGTCTGATGGGGTTCCTCGACGGACCGGGTGCGGCGCGAAAGGTCGCCTGA